The following proteins are co-located in the Betta splendens chromosome 9, fBetSpl5.4, whole genome shotgun sequence genome:
- the znf800b gene encoding zinc finger protein 800b isoform X2: MFNLICSHASVTLLSGGAEYRGVFKWKHTLYTTFVSLCWGFRRATTRLYDINCVTKHLRVCAGTERVAQQASLGSMVKAQKSSGRKSSHCLRRQNSGQMETEEGQSDTQHPTQMLPQEGDQSSDQIQLPTTASGEPLLENWVQKDAPMNVQEKADPAAQTQPQAKPLWRPIPPLLPERCHYTTIETRDQSCQTDETSHGHNTGVCVEPGDPPLLQQPLQTSKSGIQQIIECFRSGTSQLKHMLLREVDTIFECKVCRSLFRGLPNLITHKEYYCLSRLPDSDGSPGDDRQSVAVKDLLDTIYPRADRPDYVVRLEPIQTTTKAVYQYITTEEELTKFPSRTPSARESPVAWTAEPVEGEDNNQTSQPGGQDGDSSPGPNPGQRRWEPEEETKEDQPQPEEEEATSGVEDVTISCCLCGQDFNSRRSIRRHCRKMHQTKLEELRKFTETRTVPTSLLSMVKGGRPRTLSTPTGKSCPVCLKTFATKANVRRHFDEVHRGLRRDTITPSIASRPGPPFSLEVTPPRKSNNASPTRGQNSKTTPSNQNQSKPQNQLPASPQTNPTSCRCTLCKRNYSSQLMLKRHMRIVHKVYSIKSNRSGSTNDTQTTPNSSSTNTSSSNNVRVKEEAVERSDEDDEDNEEEEELDSSSAPSPSDSTGTPKGASAAQNPLKVKEEEPPSSPKVATSSSSSSSRGGNMCSGGMAAKMTKLSVGFDFKQLFCKLCKRQFSSRQNLTKHIELHTDGNDIFIKFYRCPLCRYESRRKRDVLRHVTVVHKKSSAYLAKIMPKLESRAVKRLAEAVLNSAYSNKRTGAKEEVNGRHAPSSSSSSPSHPVTRKQECSAAAPASSAPSSPAPPPAPVTRKQQELSSLAFNPSPPVTRKQERQQIHRQRSVSPPLTRRSEKHTQQRHSSALPNNQPPHTRRHDAQDSTETSSTEVRVTKNFSLHACDQCGRAFAKKLYLESHKRSHRNAVTTAASRRKGVSTRSKSLVW; encoded by the exons AATAGTGGTCAGATGGAGACGGAGGAAGGCCAGTCAGACACCCAGCATCCAACACAGATGCTGCCCCAGGAGGGAGATCAGTCTTCTGATCAAATCCAACTTCCGACTACTGCCTCTGGTGAGCCTCTGTTGGAGAACTGGGTCCAGAAGGACGCTCCAATGAATGTCCAGGAAAAGGCAGATCCCGCTGCCCAGACCCAGCCCCAGGCTAAGCCTCTGTGGAGGCCCATTCCCCCTCTGCTGCCTGAGCGCTGCCATTACACCACCATTGAAACCAGGGACCAGAGCTGCCAAACTGATGAAACCAGCCACGGCCATAACACAG gtgtgtgtgttgaacctGGCGATCCTCCCCTGCTCCAGCAGCCTTTGCAGACCTCCAAGTCTGGAATTCAGCAGATAATTGAATGCTTCCGCTCAG GCACCAGCCAgctgaaacacatgctgctgcGAGAAGTGGACACCATCTTTGAGTGTAAAGTGTGTCGCAGTCTGTTCAGAGGCCTGCCCAACCTCATTACACATAAAGAGTACTACTGTCTCTCCCGCCTGCCTGACTCTGACG GTTCACCAGGTGATGACAGACAGAGTGTAGCTGTGAAGGATTTACTGGATACCATATATCCCAGAGCGGACCGTCCAGACTACGTGGTCCGACTGGAGCCCATTCAGACCACCACCAAGGCTGTGTACCAGTACAtcaccacagaggaggagctgactaAGTTTCCCTCACGTACCCCCAG tgcCAGAGAGAGTCCAGTTGCGTGGACTGCAGAACCAGTGGAGGGGGAGGACAACAACCAGACGAGCCAGCCTGGTGGGCAAGATGGTGACAGCAGCCCAGGGCCCAATCCGGGACAGAGAAGATGGGAGCCTGAAGAGGAGACTAAAGAGGACCAGCCACagcctgaggaagaggaggccacCAGTGGG GTCGAGGATGTGACGATATCTTGTTGCCTTTGTGGCCAGGACTTTAATTCTCGTCGCAGCATCAGGCGTCACTGCCGCAAAATGCATCAAACTAAACTTGAGGAGCTCCGGAAATTCACAGAGACAAGGACCGTTCCTACAAGCCTGCTGTCTATGGTGAAAGG AGGTCGGCCGAGGACTCTCAGCACACCTACTGGGAAGTCCTGCCCAGTGTGCCTGAAAACCTTTGCCACCAAAGCCAACGTGCGGCGTCACTTTGACGAAGTGCATCGAGGCCTCCGGAGAGACACCATCACGCCCAGCATCGCCTCACGGCCCGGCCCGCCCTTCTCTCTGGAAGTCACCCCCCCTCGGAAGAGCAACAACGCCTCCCCGACACGTGGCCAAAACTCTAAAACAACGCCTTCAAACCAAAACCAGTCCAAACCTCAGAATCAGCTTCCAGCCTCTCCACAGACAAACCCCACCTCATGTCGCTGCACGTTGTGCAAAAGGAACTACAGCTCACAG CTCATGTTAAAGAGACACATGCGCATTGTCCACAAAGTCTACAGCATCAAAAGTAATAGGTCAGGTTCCACGAATGACACACAAACGACTcctaacagcagcagcaccaacacgaGTTCAAGCAACAATGTTAGAGTCAAGGAGGAAGCAGTAGAACGctcagatgaagatgatgaggataacgaagaagaggaagagctcGACAGCAGCTCGGCTCCTTCTCCAAGCGACAGCACTGGGACACCAAAAGGCGCCTCTGCTGCACAGAACCCCCTgaaagtgaaggaggaggagcccccGTCCAGCCCAAAGGTGGCcacatcctcatcctcgtcttcctcacGTGGCGGCAACATGTGCAGCGGGGGCATGGCGGCCAAAATGACCAAGCTGTCGGTGGGCTTTGACTTCAAGCAGCTCTTCTGCAAGCTGTGCAAACGTCAGTTCAGCTCGCGTCAGAACCTGACCAAGCACATCGAGCTGCACACGGACGGCAACGACATCTTCATCAAGTTCTACCGCTGCCCCCTGTGCCGCTACGAGTCGCGGCGCAAGCGCGACGTCCTGCGCCACGTGACCGTGGTCCACAAGAAGTCCTCGGCCTACTTGGCCAAGATCATGCCCAAGCTGGAGAGCAGGGCGGTGAAGCGTCTGGCCGAGGCCGTGCTCAACAGCGCCTACTCCAACAAGCGGACGGGGGCCAAGGAGGAGGTCAACGGACGccacgccccctcctcctcctcctcctcgccctcgCACCCCGTCACTCGCAAGCAGGAGTGCTCCGCGGCGGCCCCCGCCTCCTCGGCGCCTTCGTCCCCGGCTCCGCCTCCCGCCCCCGTCACTCGGAAACAGCAGGAGCTCTCGTCCCTGGCCTTCAACCCCTCACCTCCCGTCACCCGCAAGCAGGAAAGGCAGCAGATCCACCGGCAGCGCTCCGTCAGCCCGCCGCTGACCCGCCGCAGCGAGAAGCACACGCAGCAGCGCCACTCCTCCGCCCTGCCCAACAACCAGCCACCTCACACCCGGCGGCACGACGCCCAGGACAGCACGGAGACGTCCTCCACCGAGGTCCGGGTGACCAAGAACTTCTCCCTGCACGcctgtgaccagtgtggacGGGCCTTCGCCAAGAAG CTCTACCTGGAGTCTCATAAGCGGAGTCATCGTAATGCAGTGACTACAGCAGCCAGCAGGAGGAAAGGCGTCAGCACTCGCTCCAAGTCCCTGGTGTGGTGA